The Desulfovibrio aminophilus genome segment CGATGACCAGAATCCGTTTCCCGTTGTCCATGTCACCCCCTAAAGCCTCGAAGCCGCGTCCGCGCAACCCGCTTTAACAGAAATTTACACTTTCATGCCGGTTTTTAGCATTTTTTTGTGTTTTTCCAACAGATACGGGCCGCGAGGGCTGCTATCTTCCGCTTCGACGTCAGTGGTGAGGATCATCCCCAACGAAGGAGACGACGCGACATGCTTCGCCAGTTCACATCCATCCTGTTCTTCATCGTCCTCGTGGCCGCGTTCGGCGCGGCCCACGCCGAGGAGGACGGCCCGGCCCTGTCCTTCGGCGGCGGATACACCGGCAAGGCCGACGTGGGCGATCACGACGGCTCGGTGAGCGTCACGCACTTCCAGGCCGGGGCCTCGTGGCGCGGCTTGGGCCTGTCCTACGGACTGGACGCCTATTCCTGGGACAAGCTCTCCGACCTGCCCTTCGGCGGTGGCAAGAAGCCCTGGGATCGCCTGCACTGCCTGGACCTCTCCTATTCCATGGACGACAATCCCTGGGGAGACTTCGGTTATTTCGCCTTCGCCTCCGGCGGCGCGGCCTATGAAGAGGAGCTGGGCGGCTGGAACGGCGGCATCGGCGGCGGGCTGAACTGGCAGGCCACGGACACGCTGTCCCTGGGGCTGGGCGTCGCGGTCGGCGCGGATGTGCGCGGCGTGCATCTCGGCCCCCTGGTCTCCGTGAACTGGGACGGCCGCGAGGACGGCGCGGGCCCCTTCGTCTTCCTGGGCATGCCCAGCACCCAGGTCGGCTATTCCTTCAGCCGGGCCCTGGCCCTGCGCCTGGCCTATGAATGCCAGGACGAGATCTACCGCCTGCGCGACGACAGCCCCGTGATCCGCGACGGATACATGCGCGTCCGGGGCCAGAAGCTCGGGCTCTTCGCCGACTGGTCGCCCCTGGAGAGCCTGACCCTCACGGGCGGCGTGGGCTGGGAATTCGACCGCCACTTCGAGAGCTACGACCGCAAGGGCAACAAGAGTTCGCGCTACGGCGTGGACTCGGCTCCCGGCATCTCCTGCGACCTCAACTGGACCTTCTGAACGGGACGCCGACCTCTCCTCGGCGTCTTCCTTCCCCTCGGAGCGGCTCCCGTCATCCTCGCGGGAGTCGCCCTTTTTTTCGTCGGTTCACTCGTTGCGCAGCACGGGCCAGGCCTTCTGGCCCAGGGCCCGGCGCACGCCGAGCAGGCCCAGGGCCAGGGTCGCGGCCGCGCCCGCCAGGGCGCAGACCGCCAGGGCCCAGGGATGGAGGCTCCAGCCGCCGAAGAGCATGCGGATGGTGAAGGCCCGCGAGGCCAGCGCGCCGATGACCGCGGCGACCAGGGCCGTGGACAGGCCGAGGAGGCAGAACTCGGCGGCCAGGGAGAGCAGCACGTCGCCCCGCGTGGCCCCCAGGACCTTGAAGACCACGGCCTCGCGGCGGCGGGCCTGGAGGTTGGCGCGCAGGGCCTGGGACAGGACCAGGAGCCCGGCCAGCAGGGTCACGGCGGTGGCCGCCCGCGCGGCCAGGGCGATCCGCCCGGCGGTGGCCCGCACGTCCTCGAGCACGTCGCGCACGTACACGGCGGTCACGTCCGGCAGGGCCCGGGCCACGGCCTGGAAGACTTTTTCCTCGGCCCCGGCCGGGCAGTAGACCGTGGCGATGTAGGTGTAGGGCGCGGCGTCGAGGACCCCGGGCGAGAAGAGCATGGCGTGGTTGAGCGCCAGGCTGGTCCACTCGATGCGCCGCAGGCTGGTCACCCTGGCGGTGATCTCGCGGCCCAGGACGTTCACTGTGATCGTGTCCCCGACCTGGAGCCCCAGGCCCTTGGCCTCCTGTTCCCCGAAGGAGACCAGGGGCGGGCCCTGATAGTGCTCCGGCCACCACTCCCCGGCCGCCAGGCTCGTGCCCCCGGGAGGCCGGTCGGACATGGTCAGGCCCCGGTCGCCGCGCAGAATCCAGGCCGCGTCCGGGTCCGGACGGACCTTCTCCGAGGGGACGCCGTTGACCCGCACCACCCGGCCCCGGATGGTCGGGGCGTGCTCCTCGCGCGTGACCCCGGGCACGGCCAGGACCGTGTCCTGGAAGAGTTTCAGTCCGTTTTTGGGGATGTCCAGGAAGAAGTAGGCCGGGGCCGAGGCGGGCATGCGTCGGTCCAGGGTGTCGCGCAGGTTCAGGTCGGCCAGGACCACGGTGCAGAGCACGGCCAGGCCCAGGCCCAGGGAGAAGACCACGGCCGTGAGGCCCGAGCCCGGACGATGGATGTTGCCCAGGGCCAGGCGCAGGCGCGGATCGCGGGGCCGGGGCAGGTTCCGGGCCAGGGCCCTGGCTCCCCGGGCCAGGAGGAAGAGGGCCAGGGAGCTGAGCGCCACCCCGGCGGCGAAGCCCAGGACCACGCCCGGGGCGGGCGCGTTCAGCAGGGTCAGGGTGAGCAGGGCCAGGGCGCAGAGGCCCGAGACCGCCAGGGCGCAGGCGCTCGGGCGCGGGGCGCCAGGATCGGCGTAGCCCCGGAAGAGTCGGACCGGGGACACGGCGGCCGCCGCCGAGAGCGGCCAGACCGAGAAGGCCATGGCCGTGAGCAGGCCGTAGGCCAGTCCCGAGAGCAGCGGACCGGGATGGAGGCCCGGGGCCGCGGGCACGCCGAGCGTGCGGGACAGGAGCGCGGCCGTGGCGTTCGCTCCGACGGCCCCGGCCAGGAGCCCCACGGCGCTGCCCAGGGCGGCGAGCGCGAGGATCTGGACCAGGTAGGCGGCCAGGATCTGGCCGCGTTCCGCGCCGACGGCCTTCATGGCCGCCAGGGCGTCGGCCCGCGAGGCCAGGAAGCCCCGCACCGCCCCGGCCGCGCCGATGCCGCCCAGGAGCAGGGAGGCCAGGCCCACCAGGGTCAGGTAGAGCGAGATGTTGTCCAGGGAACGGCGGATGCCTCCGGCGGCCTGGCCGTGGTCCAGAACCCGCCAGCCCGTCTCGTCGGGGAAGGTCCGGGCCAGGATCGCGCGCGCCTCCTCGACCGTGGCCCCGCGTTCCAGACGCGCCAGGGCCGAGTAGGTGACCACGCTGCCCGGCGCGAGCAGGCCGGTGGCCTCCAGGCCCGCGCGCGAGAGGAGCAGCCGGGGCCCGAGGTTGAACAGGGTTCCGCCCCGGTCCGGCTCGGCGCGCAGCAGGGCCCGCACCTGGAAGCGGGCGTGGCCCAGGCGCAGCTCCTGGCCCGGCCGCAGGCCCAGGCGTTCCAGGAGGCGGGGATCGGCCGCGGCCCCGAACAGGCCGCCCCGCTCGGCCAGGGATTCGGCCAGGGGCAGGTTTGGCTCCAGGACCACCCGGCCGTAGAGCGGATAGGCCGCGTCCACGGCCTTGACCTCGACCACGGCGGATCGGCCGCCGTCGGCGTGGGCCATGCCCCGCATGCGGGCCTGGAGCGAGACCCGGCCCATGCCCGCCAGCAGGTCCAGGGCCTCGGTCCGGGGCGGCAGGTGGCTTTGCTGGATTTCCAAGTCCCCGCCGAGCAGGGTGCGGGCGTCGCGGCGCAGGCCCGCCTCCAGGGAGGCGTTCAGCAGACCCACGCAGGACACAGCGCCCACGCCCAGGGCCAGGCAGGCCAGGAATACCCCGAAGCCGCGCAGGCCGCCGCGCAGCTCGCGCCGGGCCAGGCGGACGGCCAGGAGAAGCCCGGCGGCGTTCATCCGGCGTCCCCGTCCAGGCGGCCGTCGCGCATGCGCACGGTGCGTCCGGCGCGGGCGGCCAGCCCCTGGTCGTGGGTCACGAGCACGAGGGTGGTCCCGCGCTCGGCCGAGAGGGAGAAGAGCAGGTCCATGATGACCCGGCCGGTGTCCGCGTCGAGGTTGCCGGTGGGCTCGTCGGCCAGGAGAAGGAAGGGTTCCGGGGCGAAGGCCCGGGCCAGGGCCACGCGCTGCTGCTCGCCGCCGGAGAGCTGGGCCGGGTAGTGGCCGCTCCGGTGCTCCAGGCCCACGGCGGTCAGCCAGCGCGCGGCGGTTTCGGCGGCGTCGGCCCTGCCCGCGAACTCCAGGGGCAGGGCCACGTTCTCCAAGGCGGTCATGGTGGGCACGAGGTGGAAGGCCTGGAACACGATGCCCACGCCGGAGCGGCGGAAGCGGGCCAGGGCGTCCTCGCCCATGAGCGCCAGGTTGCGGCCGGAGACGTGCGCGCTGCCCGAGCTGGGCCGTTCCAACCCGGCCAGGACCATGAGCAAAGTGGTCTTGCCCGAGCCCGAGGGGCCCACCACGGCCAACGTCTCCCCGGCGCGGACCTCCAGGTCCACCCCGCGCAGGATGTTGACCGGTCCGCTGCCCCCGGTTAACGTCAGGTGCACGGATTGAAGGGATATCAACGGCTCTGGAGTGCCCATGCGCATATTCCGCCTGTGCTGGTGGTTGCCGGTGCTGGCCCTCTTGTACTGCATTTCGTCCCCGGCTCAAAGCCGCGCCCAGACCGTCCGACCGGAACCCGCGCGGCCGCTCGTCCTGCTGGCCCTGGGCGACAGCCTCACGGCGGGCTACGGCCTGCCCCAGGGCTCGGGCTTCGCCGAGCGCCTGGAGGCTCGGCTGCGCGCGGCGGGCCGGGACGTGCGGGTGGTCAACGCCGGGGTTTCCGGCGACACGAGCGCGGGCGGGCTGGCGCGGCTGGATTGGCTTCTCTCCGATCCGTCCGGCACGCCGGACGCGGCCGTGGTGGAGCTGGGGGCCAACGACGCCCTGCGCGGCCTGGACCCGGCGCGCACCAAGGCCAATCTCGCGGCCATCCTGGACAAGCTGCGGGCCAAGGGCGTGCGCGTGCTCCTGGCCGGGATGCTGGCTCCGCCGAACATGGGCCCGGCCTATGAAAAGGACTTCAACGGGCTCTATCCGGCCCTGGCGCGGGAAAAGGGCGTGGAGCTGTATCCCTTTTTCCTGGACGGCGTGGCCGGGGACCGGAACCTGAACCAGAGCGACGGCATCCACCCCACGGAAGCGGGCGTGGAGCGCATCGTGGACCGCATCCTGCCCCGGGTGGAGCGCCTGCTGGACGGCGCGGCCCGGCGCGGCTGACGGAGGTTGCATGGAAGTGGTGCTGGCCGAGACGGCCGGATTCTGCATGGGCGTGGACCTGGCCCTGACGCGGCTGGATTCCCTGCTGGCCGAGGGCGGCGACGCGCCCGTGCGCACCCTGGGCCCGATCATCCACAATCCCCAGGTGCTCGAACACTACGCCCGGCGCGGGGTGAGCGTGGCGCGCGGCCCGGAGGACATTCCCCAGGGCGCGGCCGTGGTCATCCGGGCCCACGGCGTGCCCAAGGCCATGCAGGAGGCCCTGGAGGAACGCGGCGCGCGGGTGGTGGACGCCACCTGCCCCAAGGTCAAGAAGGCCCAGATGCTCATCGCCCGGGAGTGCGGCCGGGGCCGCAGGCTCCTGCTCTACGGCGAGGCCGACCACCCGGAGGTGCGCGGGCTCCTGAGCTACGCCGGGCCGGACGCCTTCGTCTTCGACTCCCGCGAGGAGTTCGAGTCCTTTCCCCTGGAACCGGACGCGCGCTACGTCCTGGCGGCCCAGACCACCCAGGACCGGGCCCTGTTCGAGGCGCTGGCCGCCGAACTCGGGGAGCGCCCGGACCTGGACGTGAAGGTGCTTCAGACCATCTGCGACGCCACCCGGCTGCGCCAGGAGGACGCCGTGCGCATCGCCCGCGAGGTGGACTACATGGTGGTGGTCGGCGGCAGGGAGTCCGGCAACACCCGGCGGCTGGCCCAGGTGGCCGCGGCCCAGGGCACGCCCTGCGTGCACGTGGAGACCGCCGACGAGCTGCCCCTGGACGATCTGCGGCGCTGCGCCCGGGTGGGGGTCACGGCCGGGGCCTCGACCCCGCGCGAGCTGGTGGCCGGGGTCTGCCGCCTGCTGAAGGAATTGTGACGTTTCGGGAGATTCGTTTCTTCCTCTTCCCCGCGTCCCGGGGATGTGTATACTGGGGGCAAGAAATCAGGAGGTTTTCCATCCATGTCTGAACGCACCGTCACCTTCAAAGGCATGCCCCTGGCCCTGGCCGGGAACGAGATCAAGGCCGGGGACAAGGCCCCCGACTTCGGCGCCGTGGCCAACGACATGAGCCCGGCGGGTCTCAAGGACTTCGCGGGCAAGGTCCTGATCCTCTGCTCCGTGCCCTCCCTGGACACCCCCACCTGCGACCTGGAGACGCGCCGCTTCAACCAGGAGGCGGCGTCCCTGGGCGCGGACATCCAGATCCTGACCGTGAGCATGGACCTGCCCTTCGCCCAGGCCCGCTGGTGCGGGGCCGCCGGGGTCACGGCCGTGAAGACGCTTTCGGACCACCGTCTGGCCTCCTTCGGCCAGAATTACGGTGTGCTCATCCGCGACTGGCGGCTCCTGGCCCGGGCCGTGTTCGTGGTCGGCCGGGACGGCGTGGTGGCCCACGCCCAGATCGTGCCCGAGATCGCCAACGAGCCGGACTACGCGGCCGCGCTCACGGCGGCCAAGGCCCTGGTCTGATTCTCATCGCCCTTGTGAACGGATGGGCCGGAGGCGCTGGACGCCTCCGGCCCTTTTTCGTCCCCGTGGCCGGGATTGCCTCCGGCCGGGAGCGGGAGTAGAAGGTCCCCTCGCGCGCGGGACCCGGCCCGCGACGTTCCAAGGAGGACCATGCGTTTTTCCCTCAAGCCGGCGGCCCTGCGCCGGAGCGTTCGGATCGTGTTCGCCCTCGTCTGCCTGGCGGGCGGCCTGCAACTCTTCCTCTATCTGCGCCACGTCTCGGGCCTCGCCGGTCCGGCGGCCTCCCGGCCTCCGGTGG includes the following:
- a CDS encoding ABC transporter permease — translated: MNAAGLLLAVRLARRELRGGLRGFGVFLACLALGVGAVSCVGLLNASLEAGLRRDARTLLGGDLEIQQSHLPPRTEALDLLAGMGRVSLQARMRGMAHADGGRSAVVEVKAVDAAYPLYGRVVLEPNLPLAESLAERGGLFGAAADPRLLERLGLRPGQELRLGHARFQVRALLRAEPDRGGTLFNLGPRLLLSRAGLEATGLLAPGSVVTYSALARLERGATVEEARAILARTFPDETGWRVLDHGQAAGGIRRSLDNISLYLTLVGLASLLLGGIGAAGAVRGFLASRADALAAMKAVGAERGQILAAYLVQILALAALGSAVGLLAGAVGANATAALLSRTLGVPAAPGLHPGPLLSGLAYGLLTAMAFSVWPLSAAAAVSPVRLFRGYADPGAPRPSACALAVSGLCALALLTLTLLNAPAPGVVLGFAAGVALSSLALFLLARGARALARNLPRPRDPRLRLALGNIHRPGSGLTAVVFSLGLGLAVLCTVVLADLNLRDTLDRRMPASAPAYFFLDIPKNGLKLFQDTVLAVPGVTREEHAPTIRGRVVRVNGVPSEKVRPDPDAAWILRGDRGLTMSDRPPGGTSLAAGEWWPEHYQGPPLVSFGEQEAKGLGLQVGDTITVNVLGREITARVTSLRRIEWTSLALNHAMLFSPGVLDAAPYTYIATVYCPAGAEEKVFQAVARALPDVTAVYVRDVLEDVRATAGRIALAARAATAVTLLAGLLVLSQALRANLQARRREAVVFKVLGATRGDVLLSLAAEFCLLGLSTALVAAVIGALASRAFTIRMLFGGWSLHPWALAVCALAGAAATLALGLLGVRRALGQKAWPVLRNE
- a CDS encoding ABC transporter ATP-binding protein translates to MGTPEPLISLQSVHLTLTGGSGPVNILRGVDLEVRAGETLAVVGPSGSGKTTLLMVLAGLERPSSGSAHVSGRNLALMGEDALARFRRSGVGIVFQAFHLVPTMTALENVALPLEFAGRADAAETAARWLTAVGLEHRSGHYPAQLSGGEQQRVALARAFAPEPFLLLADEPTGNLDADTGRVIMDLLFSLSAERGTTLVLVTHDQGLAARAGRTVRMRDGRLDGDAG
- a CDS encoding arylesterase; the encoded protein is MRIFRLCWWLPVLALLYCISSPAQSRAQTVRPEPARPLVLLALGDSLTAGYGLPQGSGFAERLEARLRAAGRDVRVVNAGVSGDTSAGGLARLDWLLSDPSGTPDAAVVELGANDALRGLDPARTKANLAAILDKLRAKGVRVLLAGMLAPPNMGPAYEKDFNGLYPALAREKGVELYPFFLDGVAGDRNLNQSDGIHPTEAGVERIVDRILPRVERLLDGAARRG
- the tpx gene encoding thiol peroxidase; this encodes MSERTVTFKGMPLALAGNEIKAGDKAPDFGAVANDMSPAGLKDFAGKVLILCSVPSLDTPTCDLETRRFNQEAASLGADIQILTVSMDLPFAQARWCGAAGVTAVKTLSDHRLASFGQNYGVLIRDWRLLARAVFVVGRDGVVAHAQIVPEIANEPDYAAALTAAKALV
- the ispH gene encoding 4-hydroxy-3-methylbut-2-enyl diphosphate reductase, with protein sequence MEVVLAETAGFCMGVDLALTRLDSLLAEGGDAPVRTLGPIIHNPQVLEHYARRGVSVARGPEDIPQGAAVVIRAHGVPKAMQEALEERGARVVDATCPKVKKAQMLIARECGRGRRLLLYGEADHPEVRGLLSYAGPDAFVFDSREEFESFPLEPDARYVLAAQTTQDRALFEALAAELGERPDLDVKVLQTICDATRLRQEDAVRIAREVDYMVVVGGRESGNTRRLAQVAAAQGTPCVHVETADELPLDDLRRCARVGVTAGASTPRELVAGVCRLLKEL